One stretch of Cytophagales bacterium DNA includes these proteins:
- a CDS encoding TIGR03032 family protein, with amino-acid sequence MKQPPPPFSCTFSPNLPELLMQLNCTLAISTFQAGKVIFISAKNDLELIQLPRTFNKAMGMAVNGGKLAIATKEEVIVLANCPGLAVSYPKQPNTYDGLYVPRATYYTGQVDIHDLDWGFLDESVNRGIGETENLKTKRFTDSPVHPFLHSVLWSVNTSFSCLAVINDDFSFIPRWKPSFITKLASEDRCHLNGMAMDQGFPLYVSAFGTGNKPQSWRENIPDTGVIIHVPSSEIVLKDLPMPHSPRIYNDKLYMLLSATGEVVCADPEKGKYDVITKLPGFVRGMDKYGDHLFIGLSRLRKNASTFKNLPIADKALSAGIVVIHLPTGGIVGELKYQSTVDEIYDIQVLPGLKRPGILNTMNDTYKMGLSTPDATYWAASEERSSGSSSKQLTVDN; translated from the coding sequence ATGAAACAACCTCCCCCACCCTTTAGCTGCACCTTCTCACCCAATTTACCAGAGTTGCTGATGCAATTAAACTGCACGCTCGCGATCAGCACATTCCAGGCAGGTAAAGTTATCTTTATTAGCGCAAAAAACGACCTGGAGCTGATACAATTGCCCCGTACTTTTAATAAAGCAATGGGCATGGCAGTTAACGGGGGTAAATTAGCAATTGCCACAAAAGAAGAAGTGATCGTTTTGGCAAATTGTCCCGGCCTTGCCGTAAGCTATCCAAAACAACCCAATACTTATGACGGACTGTACGTACCAAGAGCAACCTATTATACAGGGCAGGTAGATATTCACGATCTGGACTGGGGATTTTTAGATGAATCGGTGAACCGGGGAATCGGAGAAACGGAGAACTTGAAAACGAAGAGATTCACCGATTCACCGGTTCACCCATTCCTCCATTCGGTCTTGTGGTCCGTTAACACCTCGTTTTCCTGCCTCGCAGTGATCAATGATGATTTTAGCTTTATTCCCAGATGGAAACCGTCATTCATAACAAAATTAGCCTCTGAAGACCGTTGTCATCTCAATGGAATGGCAATGGATCAGGGGTTTCCTTTGTATGTATCGGCATTTGGAACCGGAAATAAACCACAAAGCTGGAGAGAAAATATTCCGGATACAGGTGTTATAATTCACGTTCCTTCATCAGAGATAGTTTTAAAGGACCTCCCCATGCCACATTCACCAAGAATTTATAACGATAAGCTTTATATGCTGCTTTCTGCCACTGGTGAAGTGGTATGCGCAGACCCGGAAAAAGGCAAATACGATGTGATCACTAAATTACCGGGTTTTGTAAGAGGTATGGATAAATATGGCGATCATCTTTTTATAGGCCTGTCACGTTTGCGTAAAAACGCTTCTACTTTTAAAAACCTGCCTATTGCAGATAAAGCATTATCGGCTGGCATTGTGGTGATACATCTTCCGACAGGGGGAATTGTTGGCGAGCTGAAGTATCAAAGCACGGTTGATGAAATTTATGACATTCAGGTATTGCCCGGTTTAAAACGACCGGGAATATTGAACACGATGAATGATACATACAAGATGGGATTATCTACCCCTGATGCAACTTACTGGGCGGCATCTGAAGAGCGTAGCAGTGGCAGTAGCAGTAAGCAGTTGACAGTTGACAATTAA
- a CDS encoding T9SS type A sorting domain-containing protein has product MKTMNYYYSDKLGQFKEFSRRLNKMIDNGSFNSLSSEKRNMLIGRLRRLFNQLLDYMPELKLKHILAAAAIFVLSLKTISSNAQTFGAMQTNPFGLATVDTLARPAFVDIDGDSDFDAFVGDENGDLIYFQNLGTSTSPAFTTPQANPFGLANVDYAAPTFVDIDGDGDFDAFVGEYYGNIKYFQNTGTNTAPAFAAQQTNPFGLANVGYILAAPTFVDIDGDGDFDAFVGEYYGALKYFQNTGTNTAPAFAAQQTNPFGLASVGYNAAPSFVDIDGDGDFDLFVGEYYGAIKYFPNTGSNTAPAFAAQQNNPFGLADVGSLSAPAFVDIDGDGDKDLFVGEYYGAIKYFQNTSPTGIKENAKAANVTIYPNPAKDKFIVQFNGINGSGSVTLEVTNSIGQIILKEKAAVSENGYSFEINTAAFEKGLYYVKLTTKDNVIVRKLVVE; this is encoded by the coding sequence ATGAAAACTATGAATTATTATTACTCAGACAAGCTGGGACAATTCAAGGAATTTTCCCGGAGATTAAACAAAATGATTGACAATGGCAGCTTTAACAGTTTGTCATCAGAAAAACGTAACATGCTCATTGGCAGGTTAAGGCGGTTGTTTAATCAACTATTAGATTATATGCCCGAACTTAAGCTAAAGCATATATTGGCCGCTGCTGCAATATTTGTGCTTAGTTTAAAAACTATTTCATCTAATGCTCAAACTTTTGGTGCGATGCAGACCAATCCTTTTGGTTTAGCAACAGTTGACACATTAGCTCGTCCGGCTTTTGTTGATATAGACGGAGATAGTGATTTTGATGCTTTTGTGGGTGATGAAAACGGTGATCTTATCTATTTTCAAAATCTAGGTACAAGCACATCACCTGCATTTACGACTCCTCAAGCCAACCCTTTTGGATTAGCTAATGTTGATTACGCTGCTCCAACTTTTGTTGATATAGATGGAGATGGTGATTTTGATGCCTTTGTAGGTGAATATTATGGCAATATTAAATATTTCCAAAATACCGGTACTAATACAGCGCCTGCCTTTGCAGCACAACAAACCAATCCTTTTGGATTAGCTAATGTTGGTTATATCCTCGCTGCTCCAACTTTTGTTGATATAGATGGAGATGGTGATTTTGATGCCTTTGTAGGTGAATATTATGGCGCTCTTAAATATTTCCAAAATACCGGCACTAATACAGCGCCTGCCTTTGCAGCACAACAAACCAATCCTTTTGGATTAGCTAGTGTTGGTTACAATGCTGCTCCAAGTTTTGTTGATATAGATGGAGATGGAGATTTTGATCTATTTGTAGGTGAATATTATGGCGCTATTAAATATTTTCCAAATACCGGTTCTAATACAGCGCCTGCCTTTGCAGCACAACAAAACAATCCTTTTGGATTGGCTGATGTAGGTTCTCTCTCTGCACCAGCTTTTGTTGATATAGATGGAGATGGTGATAAAGATTTATTTGTAGGAGAGTATTATGGCGCTATTAAATATTTTCAAAACACCTCACCTACCGGTATTAAAGAAAATGCAAAAGCTGCCAATGTTACCATCTATCCTAATCCTGCCAAAGATAAATTCATAGTACAATTTAATGGCATAAATGGATCAGGGAGTGTAACTTTAGAAGTCACAAATTCAATTGGCCAGATAATTTTAAAAGAAAAGGCCGCTGTATCAGAAAACGGATATTCGTTTGAGATAAATACAGCAGCATTTGAGAAAGGTCTTTATTATGTAAAATTAACAACTAAAGATAATGTGATCGTTCGCAAGCTGGTTGTTGAGTAG
- a CDS encoding T9SS type A sorting domain-containing protein, which translates to MQPYNHPHKLDQFNKFSQRLNKMIKDGSFKRLSNHQRNVLTHRLKRLYNQLLGLVPETKLKHILATAAIVIGLSAGTAYGQAFAPPKSNNFGIASVYNFAFPDFVDIDGDGDFDAFVGEYYGNIIYFENTGTNSTPEFAPPQTNSFGLTNVGGYFAAPAFADIDGDGDLDAFVGGEFSGTIQYFENTGNDTVPAFAAPITNPFGLTSIYNPFPTFTDIDGDGDFDMFAGDNYGALHYFENTGTGTVPVFAASQTNPFGLNSVAGIAFPDFVDIDGDGDFDAFVGEYYGSIKYFENIGTDSVPAFATPQTNPFGLTNAGGYFAAPDFVDIDADGDFDVFIGSGYGSVQFFENAGSVTTPAFIPPNIFGITSAIGWALPTFVDIDADGDFDAFIGEYYGALQYFENTGTNFAPAFDTAQTNPFGLDTVNGYIPAPTFVDIDADGDFDAFVGGDYYGNIIYFENTGTDTVPAFSLPQTNPFGLDSINGFFSAPTFVDIDGDGDFDAFLGEYYGVLKYSENTGTGTVPAFTAPQNNPFGLTSVYGYLAAPAFADIDGDGDFDAFAGGAYGGDITYYKNTGTNTSPAFALPQTNPFGLTNVNYFAFPAFVDIDGDGDFDAFVGEYGGSLQYFENITIANDAGVFAINAPVSGCGLSGNESVSIRVQNFGSAAQTNIGVSYRMNGGFPVSEIISGTINPGSDTLYTFFTATANLSAQGTYIFDFWTDLISDTNYFNDSITNYQVLNKPVISTYPFLENFESGNVGWLSSGLNSTWQLGAPAGPVINSAASGLNAWVTNLTGNYKNGDRSFVESPCFDFSNLAGLYVELSIWYNTEFSWDGAALYYSTDSGINWQKVGATGDSINWYNDSTITGLNWMGSREGWTGSSFGWLTAKHDLPALGGQPDVFFRIVYGSDGSVNNDDGFAFDDFRIYGTPISSIKENYLNPLGINIYPNPANGKINIHIHRKNESQNMTLEITNTIGKVLLTKQMYVSENGYTKEIDIAGLIKGVYFVKLRSKDKIITRKLVIL; encoded by the coding sequence ATGCAACCATACAACCATCCCCACAAATTAGATCAGTTCAATAAGTTTTCTCAGCGGTTGAACAAAATGATCAAGGATGGTTCTTTTAAGCGTTTATCGAACCATCAACGCAATGTTCTTACTCACAGACTTAAGCGATTATACAATCAATTGCTGGGCCTGGTACCTGAAACGAAGCTGAAGCATATATTGGCAACTGCTGCTATTGTGATTGGTTTAAGCGCTGGTACGGCCTATGGTCAGGCATTTGCACCTCCAAAATCAAACAATTTCGGAATAGCAAGCGTTTATAATTTTGCATTTCCTGATTTTGTAGATATTGACGGAGATGGAGATTTTGATGCTTTTGTTGGCGAATATTATGGTAATATAATATACTTTGAAAATACAGGGACAAACAGTACTCCTGAATTTGCTCCGCCTCAAACCAACTCATTTGGATTAACCAATGTAGGGGGATATTTCGCTGCTCCTGCCTTTGCAGATATTGATGGAGACGGAGACCTTGATGCTTTTGTTGGAGGAGAATTTAGCGGCACTATTCAATATTTTGAAAACACAGGTAACGATACTGTGCCTGCATTTGCAGCACCGATCACTAACCCCTTCGGATTAACCAGTATTTATAACCCATTCCCAACTTTCACTGATATTGATGGAGATGGAGATTTTGATATGTTTGCAGGAGATAATTATGGCGCTCTTCATTATTTTGAAAACACAGGTACCGGTACTGTTCCTGTATTTGCAGCGTCACAGACCAATCCATTTGGATTAAATAGTGTTGCCGGTATTGCCTTCCCGGATTTTGTTGATATTGATGGAGATGGAGATTTTGATGCTTTTGTTGGCGAATATTATGGTAGTATCAAATACTTTGAAAACATTGGTACAGACAGTGTTCCTGCATTTGCTACACCTCAAACCAACCCGTTTGGATTAACCAATGCAGGGGGATATTTCGCTGCTCCGGATTTTGTTGATATTGACGCGGATGGAGATTTTGATGTTTTTATCGGTAGTGGATATGGGTCTGTTCAATTTTTTGAAAATGCAGGTTCTGTTACTACCCCTGCATTTATTCCTCCCAACATTTTTGGAATTACAAGCGCTATTGGTTGGGCTTTGCCCACTTTTGTTGATATTGATGCAGATGGGGATTTCGATGCCTTTATCGGTGAATATTATGGTGCACTTCAATACTTTGAAAATACAGGAACCAATTTTGCACCTGCATTTGATACAGCTCAAACCAACCCATTTGGATTAGATACTGTAAATGGCTATATCCCTGCCCCAACTTTTGTTGATATTGATGCAGATGGCGATTTTGATGCGTTTGTGGGAGGTGATTATTATGGAAATATTATCTATTTTGAAAATACTGGAACCGATACGGTTCCTGCATTTTCATTACCACAAACCAACCCATTTGGATTAGATAGTATTAATGGCTTTTTCTCTGCCCCTACCTTTGTAGATATCGATGGAGATGGGGATTTTGATGCTTTTTTAGGAGAATATTATGGCGTTCTTAAATATTCTGAAAATACAGGAACCGGTACTGTTCCCGCTTTTACAGCGCCCCAAAACAATCCTTTTGGTTTGACAAGTGTATATGGCTATTTGGCTGCTCCGGCTTTTGCTGATATTGACGGTGACGGGGACTTTGATGCTTTTGCAGGTGGCGCCTATGGCGGTGATATTACCTACTATAAAAATACAGGCACTAATACTTCTCCTGCATTTGCCCTACCCCAAACCAATCCTTTTGGATTGACCAATGTTAATTATTTTGCTTTCCCTGCCTTTGTAGATATCGATGGAGATGGGGATTTTGATGCTTTTGTAGGGGAGTACGGTGGCAGTCTTCAATATTTTGAGAATATAACTATTGCCAATGACGCAGGTGTATTTGCAATCAATGCACCTGTTTCCGGATGCGGCTTAAGCGGAAATGAAAGCGTTTCTATAAGAGTACAAAACTTTGGTAGCGCTGCTCAAACCAACATTGGTGTTTCTTACCGTATGAATGGCGGGTTTCCTGTTAGCGAAATTATTTCCGGTACAATTAACCCCGGTTCCGATACATTATATACATTCTTTACGGCAACTGCTAACTTATCTGCTCAAGGAACCTATATTTTTGATTTCTGGACAGATTTAATCTCAGATACCAACTATTTCAATGACAGCATTACAAATTACCAGGTTTTAAACAAACCTGTTATCAGCACTTATCCTTTTCTTGAGAATTTTGAATCTGGAAATGTCGGATGGTTATCCAGCGGGCTTAACAGCACCTGGCAATTGGGTGCGCCAGCAGGCCCTGTAATTAATAGTGCGGCTTCTGGTCTCAATGCCTGGGTAACCAATTTGACCGGAAATTATAAAAACGGTGACCGATCTTTTGTGGAAAGTCCTTGCTTTGATTTTAGTAATCTGGCTGGCCTCTATGTTGAGCTAAGTATTTGGTATAATACAGAATTTAGTTGGGATGGAGCAGCTTTATATTATTCAACTGATAGTGGTATCAATTGGCAAAAGGTAGGTGCAACTGGAGACTCTATCAATTGGTATAATGATAGTACTATCACCGGTTTGAATTGGATGGGAAGTAGAGAAGGATGGACAGGATCATCCTTCGGCTGGTTAACGGCAAAACACGATCTGCCTGCTCTTGGAGGGCAGCCAGATGTTTTTTTCAGAATAGTCTATGGTAGTGATGGTTCCGTAAACAATGATGATGGTTTTGCTTTCGATGATTTTAGAATTTATGGAACACCAATATCTTCTATCAAAGAAAATTATTTAAACCCGTTAGGTATTAATATATATCCAAACCCTGCAAATGGAAAAATCAATATTCATATTCATAGAAAAAATGAATCCCAAAATATGACCTTAGAAATAACTAATACAATTGGTAAGGTTCTTTTGACAAAACAGATGTACGTATCAGAAAATGGCTATACAAAAGAAATAGACATTGCTGGATTGATCAAAGGTGTTTATTTTGTAAAATTGAGATCAAAAGATAAAATAATTACGCGTAAACTTGTCATTCTATAA